A window from Thermogemmatispora onikobensis encodes these proteins:
- a CDS encoding 7-carboxy-7-deazaguanine synthase QueE, translated as MLVMEIYRSIQGEGSLMGVPTTFVRFFACNLRCSWCDTKYSWSVREGGSWETLPPETVAERVNALGARHVVLTGGEPTLQKELLQLVTLLKTQGHHLTVETNATIFPALAVPLIDLWSLSPKLPSAGSGANYLRHPVIEQFLHSLLPEQQQWKFVVRDDYDEQALRALLEAHPLFKERHLPIILQPEGNAALPDYPTALAWLAERVRDPFWDQYNVRVLPQLHVLIWGRRRLV; from the coding sequence ATGTTGGTGATGGAGATTTATCGCTCGATCCAGGGCGAGGGCAGCCTGATGGGCGTGCCGACAACGTTTGTGCGCTTCTTCGCCTGCAACCTGCGCTGCTCGTGGTGCGATACTAAGTACTCGTGGAGCGTGCGCGAAGGCGGGAGCTGGGAAACGCTCCCTCCCGAGACCGTCGCCGAGCGGGTGAACGCCCTCGGCGCCCGCCATGTGGTCCTCACCGGCGGCGAGCCAACGCTCCAGAAGGAGCTGCTCCAGCTCGTTACCCTGCTGAAAACCCAGGGCCACCACCTGACCGTCGAGACGAACGCCACCATTTTCCCTGCTCTGGCCGTGCCGCTGATCGACCTGTGGAGCCTCTCGCCCAAGCTGCCCAGCGCCGGCAGCGGGGCCAACTACCTGCGCCATCCTGTCATCGAGCAGTTTTTACATAGCCTGCTCCCAGAACAGCAGCAGTGGAAATTTGTGGTGCGCGACGACTACGACGAGCAGGCCCTGCGCGCCTTGCTGGAAGCTCATCCGCTCTTCAAGGAGCGTCATCTGCCCATTATTCTGCAACCGGAGGGCAATGCCGCCTTGCCCGATTACCCCACCGCATTGGCCTGGCTGGCCGAGCGCGTGCGCGACCCCTTCTGGGATCAATACAATGTGCGCGTCCTGCCGCAGCTGCATGTCCTGATCTGGGGACGCCGCCGCCTGGTCTAG